The Flavobacteriales bacterium genome has a window encoding:
- the tpiA gene encoding triose-phosphate isomerase, protein MRKKIVAGNWKMNLSYHEAHAFFAQLLEHKDEFPRKAEVIVCPPSIYIREFAKKAGSAIAVGAQNCHHLQEGAFTGEVSAEMMKSIGAKYCIVGHSERRMMCNENDEIVALKLRSALQVSLNVILCCGEPKEIREKQEHFGFVEQQIRSALSGLDLAALSKVIIAYEPIWAIGTGLTATTEQAQEMHAHIRSVIASLFSQEVADNISILYGGSCNAENAPGLFRCKDVDGGLIGGASLKLSTFLPIIKAAI, encoded by the coding sequence ATGAGAAAAAAAATTGTTGCAGGTAACTGGAAAATGAACCTCAGTTATCATGAAGCCCACGCTTTTTTTGCTCAGTTGCTGGAGCACAAAGATGAATTTCCCCGTAAGGCGGAAGTAATTGTTTGTCCACCCTCCATCTACATTCGCGAATTTGCCAAGAAAGCGGGATCGGCCATTGCTGTGGGAGCGCAGAATTGTCACCATTTACAAGAAGGTGCCTTTACCGGCGAAGTAAGTGCGGAGATGATGAAATCCATTGGTGCAAAATATTGCATTGTGGGTCATTCTGAACGCCGAATGATGTGCAATGAAAATGATGAAATCGTCGCTTTAAAATTGCGCTCTGCTCTTCAGGTTTCCCTGAATGTGATTTTATGCTGTGGGGAGCCGAAAGAAATCCGCGAAAAGCAGGAGCATTTTGGTTTTGTTGAACAACAAATTCGTTCGGCTTTAAGTGGATTGGATCTTGCTGCACTTTCCAAAGTAATCATTGCTTATGAACCTATATGGGCCATTGGTACGGGACTAACCGCCACTACTGAACAGGCACAGGAAATGCATGCCCACATCCGTTCGGTGATAGCAAGCCTGTTTTCGCAAGAAGTTGCGGATAACATTTCCATTCTGTACGGCGGATCATGCAATGCAGAAAATGCACCGGGACTATTTCGTTGCAAAGATGTGGATGGCGGATTAATCGGTGGTGCGTCGTTGAAATTGTCCACCTTTCTACCCATTATTAAAGCTGCTATCTGA
- the prmA gene encoding 50S ribosomal protein L11 methyltransferase — MEYVAAHFDLEELLPFREILLYELGELGFESFEEHEEGLSAYIPSDHFNKQALDEMLVPYANQFKWELSFETIPQQNWNAQWESNFHPIVVNEKCSIRAPFHPSFPNTEIELIIRPQMSFGTGHHETTWLMSRRIFGLELKNKSLLDMGCGTGVLAILAAKLGAGPITAIDIDEWSYENTLENNQLNNISGMIVEKGDASLLAGRSFQVILANINRNVLLADMGTYATCLQAGGRILFSGFFVSDVETIRQAAEKQGLIFEGQDEKNNWVVLEFKKS, encoded by the coding sequence ATGGAATATGTAGCTGCTCATTTTGATCTTGAAGAACTGCTTCCCTTTCGCGAAATTTTATTGTACGAATTGGGTGAACTGGGTTTCGAAAGTTTCGAAGAGCATGAAGAAGGATTATCGGCTTACATTCCTTCTGATCATTTCAATAAACAGGCTTTGGATGAAATGTTGGTTCCTTATGCGAATCAGTTTAAATGGGAATTAAGCTTTGAAACGATTCCTCAGCAAAACTGGAATGCACAATGGGAATCGAATTTTCATCCGATTGTGGTGAATGAAAAATGTTCAATCCGCGCCCCTTTCCATCCTTCATTCCCCAATACCGAGATAGAATTGATCATTCGTCCCCAAATGAGCTTCGGTACGGGTCACCATGAAACCACCTGGCTGATGTCGCGCAGGATTTTTGGTTTGGAGCTGAAAAATAAATCCTTACTCGATATGGGTTGCGGAACTGGGGTACTCGCAATACTTGCTGCAAAGCTGGGAGCCGGACCAATTACTGCGATAGATATTGATGAGTGGTCCTACGAAAACACACTGGAAAACAATCAACTTAACAACATATCGGGGATGATTGTTGAAAAAGGAGATGCTTCTTTATTGGCTGGGCGCTCCTTTCAGGTTATATTAGCTAACATCAACCGAAACGTTCTTTTGGCTGATATGGGAACCTATGCAACGTGTCTGCAAGCAGGTGGCAGGATTCTCTTCAGCGGTTTTTTTGTAAGTGATGTGGAGACGATCCGCCAAGCTGCAGAAAAGCAAGGCCTGATTTTTGAAGGTCAGGATGAAAAGAACAATTGGGTGGTGTTGGAATTCAAAAAAAGCTGA
- the plsY gene encoding glycerol-3-phosphate 1-O-acyltransferase PlsY: MEQIFTPYNLMAICVAYLMGSIPSAVWIGKIFYSKDVRQHGSGNAGATNTFRVLGKLAGTIVLIMDISKGLGSIALLAWLNPYETDSFEQINFKLAVGISAVLGHIFPIFAGFKGGKGVATLLGIVVALHWQAALICIAIFLLIFLVTRYVSLGSMITAVSFPLLFFFFFRPVPLSLIYFAMVIAVLVLITHQKNIERLMRREENRMNIRIRKRGER, from the coding sequence ATGGAACAAATTTTTACACCTTACAACCTAATGGCCATTTGCGTGGCCTATCTGATGGGATCCATTCCCTCGGCAGTTTGGATAGGGAAAATTTTTTACAGTAAAGACGTTCGCCAACACGGTAGCGGAAATGCCGGAGCCACCAATACCTTTCGTGTTTTAGGAAAGCTGGCAGGAACAATTGTTCTCATTATGGATATTTCTAAAGGACTCGGTTCCATTGCTTTACTGGCATGGCTGAATCCCTATGAAACCGATTCATTTGAGCAAATCAACTTTAAACTGGCCGTTGGTATATCTGCTGTTTTAGGACATATTTTCCCCATTTTCGCCGGATTTAAAGGTGGAAAAGGGGTGGCCACTTTATTGGGAATAGTAGTTGCGCTTCATTGGCAGGCGGCATTGATTTGTATTGCAATTTTCCTGCTCATCTTCCTGGTTACCCGTTATGTTTCCTTAGGATCAATGATCACAGCGGTGAGTTTTCCGCTTTTATTTTTCTTTTTCTTTCGTCCCGTACCACTTTCACTGATTTATTTTGCCATGGTGATTGCGGTATTGGTCCTGATTACTCACCAGAAGAACATCGAGCGACTCATGCGTCGTGAAGAGAACCGAATGAATATCCGGATCCGTAAAAGAGGTGAACGATAA
- a CDS encoding ATP-dependent Clp protease adaptor ClpS, whose translation MNKLSFASPQWQEEEDLLVLEQETEQRDIVLYNDDHNTFDFVIDSLIKYCKHDPIQAEQCTYLVHFTGKCGVKRGSYDELKPICTQLLDLGLTAEIQ comes from the coding sequence ATGAATAAGTTATCTTTTGCTAGTCCCCAATGGCAGGAAGAAGAAGATCTCCTGGTGTTGGAACAGGAAACGGAACAACGCGATATTGTGTTGTATAATGATGATCACAATACGTTTGATTTTGTGATTGACTCGCTGATTAAATATTGCAAACACGATCCCATTCAGGCGGAGCAATGTACTTACCTCGTACATTTCACTGGTAAATGCGGTGTGAAACGCGGATCGTACGACGAATTAAAACCCATTTGTACTCAATTACTCGACCTTGGTTTAACAGCCGAAATTCAA